A segment of the Malaclemys terrapin pileata isolate rMalTer1 chromosome 1, rMalTer1.hap1, whole genome shotgun sequence genome:
ACCAGATCCCGAACCAGAGGGAGTATATTGTCCAAATCTTGTTTAAATGCAGCATATGGGGGGAAGAAATAGCATGACTCTGGTTCATCTTGTGATATTGCCACCATTCAAGATACTGGAAATAAAAATCAAGTCAGGTGATGTCATGAAGTTTCTTCCATTTTGGGCTGAAGGTTGAGACTTCTACCTGCCAGATTTCAGCACCATCAAACCTAAGCCCCAGTCCTTGTTCAGTCTGAAACCTGAAATCTAAAGTAGCCGAAAATTAATCGAGATTCTGATCAGAATTCAAATATTGCCTCCTCAGCACACTTCTAATTTTTCTCACAGTTTCAAGCCTCTTGTTAGCCAGGACTCTGCTCAAAAGCACTTTCTCTTAGGTTTTTATTAGGGTCATGTTACTGGTGCTTCTCTGGACCTCGCCTGCTGCCTTTTCTGTCTgcatctgttttctctctctctctctctctctctctctctctctatgtaaaTTTAGAATCAGATAATACACAAAACTCTTGCATTTGTGTTGAGCCCCCAGTGAAACCCCTTGAGCTGCATGGCTCAactctgtaacccttctgccaggtggaaaCAGCAGCTAtgagggctgggttcaatatctatcGGTTCCTCCTAATgatacaaaacagaactggctcgagcccccagcCACTAATCTGGGAAGACTTAACACCAtctctgggcacctctaagaagTAATACTTCCCCTTTCTCAAGTgctgagtctgtgtataacaaaagaaaacttgtaataaaaaggggaaaggaatttgacatgaatttggAAAAATACCACAAACATGATTTGAAAGCATGTGACTATGAGCATACCCCCACCCCATAGTATGTTGGGCAGTGTTCTTTGCCTCAATTTCTCACCTGGAGGAGTGAAATGGAAGTCcaacaaatgttcctttaaccTGCCATTGccttctccctccactgcaccccacataCAGTTGCTGTCCCTGATCAGCGAaggcccagagttcagaggtgcattcacatgagttcacctcccatacCAGAGTTGGGGGGGAGGCATCAAGCAatgcctcagctgctgctgcagcctcgCAACTGACTCACAGTTGCCACCATTCACTCTGGCGCTGCTGGCCACTGTTGTACACTCTGATGGCACATTCTGAGGTTCcaacacttaacacagctctcagtgatttcagcggGTAGTGGGGACCCTCACTGCAGCCTGGGAAGTCTGGTATACTGCAACGTTGTCCCACACCAGCTCTTAGGCTCAGCACCGAGACCTGGTTAtgggtgatttcagctctagtgattaCTGAACAAAGCaaggactctcaattgagtctaatcagtcctgtctttaaacagtggagaggaggAGGTTCAAATGGTGCCTTGGGCTCTTTAGGCAAATCCTCTTTCACTGGGATTTTGGCATCCCTACCCCGTGCTTAGCGAGTGAGGTTCAGTTGAGGGTGATCCCctctctgctgccctttactcgtGTGGTCAGGAtgataacatttcattacccctgcatgagtgatttgtaacccaccCCCAGCCAAAACTGATCATTTTGGCAGAGCAGTTTCCTCTGCTGTGCACCTAGCAGAGTCAGCATCTCTATGCAAATATGGTCTGCAgaagtcttttcccccagctcatcatTGTGTGtcggggagagctcattcagactctgcttacaacTCTTGCTGCAGCCTTGCATGCATAGGTGCCAGCTTCCCCTCTGCCCCGTGGGTGCTCGATCCCCTcccgccccttcctgcccctgcaccaccctcgccccgccccaattccacccccttctcccaagtcccggctcctgccctgcctctttacggccttctcccctgagtgcgccatgtctccactcctccccctccctcccggaaagtcctcagtgctgccaaacagctgttaggcggcaggCGGGTAGCACTGGGAAGGGAAGAAGTTGGGACGCGGCATGCTCGGGGGAAGAGGAGGTAAAGAGGGAGTGGGGgcgaggggagcttggctgccggtgggtgcggagcacTCGCTAATTTTTCTCCTGCAGGGCtgcagcacccatggagtcagtgcctatgcttgcatgtggcctgtgttttgggtggtgtCTTCGATCTAGCAGCTTTCTattccataaaggagcttaattgctttttatatttatcctgaatgaaggACGGCTGTTATGACCACCAACTTCAACAGGTCTTCACACAGTCCTCAGCATAATAATATTTACCTGTAGCACATTGCTTCTCCAAGCTCAGGTGGCGCCTGTCTACTCTGCCATCCTCAGAGAGAGCAAAACACACCCTGCTGCATGGCTAAGGGTCCGGTTCCACTAGCTGGTGTGCCGAGTGAGGATGCAGGGACAGCCCCTCTGGAAAGTCCCAGAGGCCAGAAGAGTATAAGAACTGCCATAGTGTGCAGCCTGAGTCCAGAAGGTGTAGGGAAGGATGCttgcttcctctctccctcctgtgcACCTGTGAAGGGTCAGACACAGTTGGACTCAGACTCATTGCATCTATCACTTTTCCTTCATCTGCTAGTTTTGTAATTCCAGTCACAGAAAAGCAATCAACCAGTCATGTTCCATTAAAGCCGATGGAAtaaaatcaggccccaagtttGTTGGCTAAGATATGTCCTTTATAAAACTATGTTGCATGGCATTAATGGTCCTGTTATCCTCATGACGGAGAGATAGCAGGCgagatcctctgctggtgaaaATCTATCCtgctctactgaagtcactggactccaatttacacaagctgagccTCTGACTCAAATATTGTCTCCTAATGCATGCCCCATCTACCTTACTAGTGACTGAAGTTGGCTTTACTAGAGTATAATTGACATGACCGCTCTTTCCTTTGCACATTAGCTTTGTGCTAATCTTCAGGAGCTCCCTCAGTTTGCCATGACTAAGGCTCCGtatttgtcacagaggtcacggaagtcatggattccatgactttccatgacctccgtgacttctgcagaaGCCCATGAAGCTGGCCTAGGAGCcgctgagcagctcaggcagcccctgggccagtcgcactggctgctcctggggcagtcttgggctcccctgcccccaagcagCAGGAGTCTGGGTGtgtgggagctcagggctgggattggAGTGTGGGTTgtgcttacctgggggggggggagggcactccCTGGAAGGGTGACTGAAactcctctccctcagctcccagctccacgtgctgcctccacctgcagacactgcccctgcagctcctattggctgcggttcccagccaatgggagatgaggAACTGGGGTTTGGGGCAGAGTGGAGTGGAGGCAGTACGTGGAGCTAGGAGATGGAGGTCGCCACTTCCCAGGATCTGGGTAGCGaacctgccctagccccaccaccctccACTGCCAGCACCCTGAGCCACGCCACTCCAAgtaccccccccccggccgcgATCCCACCTAGTACCCCCAATGCCCCCTCGATGCAGCACCCCCGGCGCCCCCAGGGCCACCCCCGAAccctccccccaagttttagtcaggggcatatagtaaaagtcatggacagatcatgggccgtgaatttttgtttactgcccgtgacctgtccatgactcttactaaaaatacccgtgactaaaacgtatcCTTGGCCATGACTTCTCAAAAACAACTGTCAACAGCTTGGTAAGTTGCTAGTAGAGTCTCTTAATTCCCTGTTTCTTTTAGACCAGCTGATTTGTGTAGGTTCAGGTGTTCCCAGTATTCCACCCCCTGCTCTTTATCAATATTTGGTTTTGTAAGTTTTTCATGCATTCtttaaagcctggtctacactaggaaattaggttgatataactgcatcactcagaggtgtgaaaaatccatacccctgggCGACACCATTTACttcaggggttaggtcagtttgaCAGTGCTAGGTCCATGGTCGATGGGacaattctcccattgacctaggtactgcctcttggggaggtggattaactatgctgaagGGAGAAGCATAGCATCGTCACTGAGGTACTACAGTGGTGCCACTGAGACATTTTAAGTATAAACAAGCCCTAAGAGTCTCATTCTGAAGAATTCTGAGCTTCAACAGTTGCTGATATGAGTAAGAGTGGAGGGCACTCATCATCTCACAGGAGATGCTCAGACCAGATAGGCCTTGTCCAAAATGCCCACACGtggtctttatttttcttgttaaacACTGATTCACAAGCAGTTCAGTACCCAGTACTGATCTTGTACCCAGTACTCAGTCTTGATCTACTCTGATTTCTCTCTGTTACTACTTTTCCcctttaaatatttgtataagCTCTTTTATTCACTTTAGCCCAAGTCTTTATTCTGTTTTTTGCTGCCCTTATTTTTTTCTCCTAGAAGCCTTAACTGACTCTTGAATATTTGTCTAATTGTCTTCtcctgccacctttacttctaaAGCTATTTTCCTAAACCTCTGAACTTTAAACAGCCCCTTTTGAAGGTACAGTCACCATTTCTTATGCTTTTCAGTATTCTTTTTTCTCCCCAGAGGAATAAGTCTTAGTCATGGTTCCTTTTAGAGTTCTTCAGCTGTCTTCCATACACGAGGATTTTAATGTTTCCTCCTATCAGACTctactgttttgttttaattttctacaATTACCTTTCTGAAATCTAATTCCTTTACTGCATTCTGTGAACCATTTTCTTACTATAGTGAATTCAGATAGCTACTGATCATGGCTACCATACTATTATATGTGTCAGCATTATTCTCAATCTGTTCTTCCGGTGAgtgagacttaggcctggtctacactacgagtttaggtcgactttagcagcattaaatcgaattaagcctggacaagttcacatgacgaagccctttctttcgacttaaagggccctttaaaccggtttctttacaccaccttcgacgaggggattggcgataaaatcggcctttgcaggtcggaattggggtagtgtggacggaattcaacgttattggcctccgggagctgtcccacagtgcttcattgtgaccgctctggacagcactctcaactcagatgcactgaccaggtagacaggaaaagacccgcgaacgtttgaatttcatttcctgtttgcccagcgtggagagcacagataaccacgcagagctcatcagcacaggtaactgtgatggagtcccaggatcgcaaaagagctccagcatggaccgaacgggaggtacgggatctgctcgccatatggggagatgaatccgtgttAGCTGAaatccgtagcagtaaaagaaatggcaaagtattagaaaaagtctccaaggccatgaaggacagaggccataacagggacacacagcagtgccgggtgaaaattaaggagctacagcaagtctaccacaaagccagagaagcaaacagaaggtccggggcagagccgcaaacttgccacttttacgcggagctgcatgccattctagggggtgcagccaccactaccccaaccgtgtgctatgactccctcactggagaaacacacagggaagagggttcggggaacgaggaagatgaggatggaggtaatgtaggtagctcacagcagcaaggaagcggagaaaccggtttccccaacagccaggatatgtttgtcaccctggacctggaacaagtaacccccgaactcacccaagaccctgagggcacacaggggacctctggtgagtgcacctttgtaaatattacacatggtttaaaagcaagcgtgtttaatgattaatgattaatttgccctggcaatcgcggccagtacagctactggaaaagtctgttaacgtgtatggggatggagcggaaatcctccagggacatctccagaaagcctCTTTACTTCCTGCCTATAAAAGCTGActtctgtgtagatgtttggctGTATTTGTTACCTGAAGTCTGTCTAGTTAAAATCCTCTGTGAGTAGAGGATCTTGTGATTTCCCTAACTCTTCCAGAATGGTGGCCTTAGCAGATACACATTATtgcttctattttttttccttcttcatttcctgtATTCTTCCACCACATTGTTAATTGTATTAACATGggtattgtaaatatttttgttatgCAATTCTTCTTTCCACCTCTTCTCTCAGTTCTCTTTCCcatctatatagatatagatagacaAAATTCCACTTATAAGAATCACTCCACCAAATTTCAGTTATATTCTCTAGATCATGATTTCCATTACTTAGTACTGCTTCTTCCTGTTTCCCCGAACATTTGCATCTAGCATTATATTGTTTTTATCCTTCATCTTCTGCTTCAGAACAACTCTCTATTTTCTGTCTTAATTTGTGTGTTGGAAGTACATGATGGATTAATCAAGTTAAGTGAAAGGTTTCCCTTTCCCGCCTCCTGTTTATTAAGGTTTAGAACCTGCCTAACTGGCCCCACCAGTTCTGAACCTAAAAGATTGGCAACCTGCCTGCTTAAGTGGAGACAGTCTAATCCAAACAGTTGGCTCTCATTGCAGAAGGCATTCCAATGATCTGTGAATTCAAAACCCTCCTCTCTACACTATCAGATCATCTATTGGTTGGTTTCCAGTATCGGTGTTCTCCTTTTTTTCACCCTAGTTTGGCACGGGAAAGCTCTCTAAGGAGATCACAGGTATAATTTCAAATTCTGTACTCTTTCCAACTCACTGAAATAATTCTTGATTAAATAATATAAGCTTCCTTTGCTGCTGTAATTTGTTCCCATGGGAAATATAATCATTAAGAATTCCCCCAACATTGTTCAAGATATCTTGCACCACCCTTATTATGACATCCTTTTATCCTGGTCTTGGAAAGATAGTAGTGTATCTTGTTTTCTTTGTGTGGGCCACTAATATATCAAGATACTTTCCTTCTATGGagtaacccaggggtcggcaacctttgagaagtggtgtgccgagtcttcatttattcactctaatttaaggtttcacgtgccagtaatacattttaacgtttttagaacgtctctttctataagtctatactatataactaaactattgttgtatgtaaagtaaataaggtttttaaaatatttaagaagtttaatttaaaattaaattaaaatgcagagccccccagaccggtggccaggacctgggcaatgcgagtgccactgaaaatcagctcgcgtgccacaggttgcctacccctggagtaACCACTCAGGATTGTTTGCTTCTTTCTTTTTGATAGCTCCCTCTCACTGCTTACCTCTTGATGCCAGGTTGTGGTAGTGATCAACATTGCAGGGGTCAATATTAAATGTCTCCAGCCATGGCTTCCCATCTGCTTTTCCTATAGCTTCTAGGATTCTTTGATGCCACATAGCTCTATCTTCTATCTTTCTTGTATCTAGGGTCTCGATCCATTTCTTCTTTCTTGATGATTTTTCCCTTTGGTCTTTGTCCATCTTGGGCATCTTTGTTtcccttaaaaaaacaacaaggagtctggtggcaccttaaagactaacagatttatttgggcataagcgttcgtgggtaaaaacctcacttctttggatgcatagagtgaaagttacagatgcaggcattatatactgacacatggagagcagggagttacttcgcaagtggagaaccagtgttgacggtgttctccatgtgtcagtatataatgcctgcatctgtaactttcactctatgcatccaaagaagtaaggtttttacccacgaaagcttatgcccaaataaatctgttagtctttaaggtgccaccagactccttgttgtttttgtagatacagactaacacggctaccccctgatactttgttTCCCTTGGTGATCTAAATTTCAGTTCATGACCATATTCCTTTTTTCTCAGTACAGAAACCAGTTTGCACTTAATATGGTCTTTCATCATTCACCAAGGATTCTTTTCCACCTCAGAGTGCCCTGGATCCTTCCATACCCATTGTTCATAGCAGTTGTTTCCTACCATTCTTCAGACAATCATCTCACTTGCAGGAATGTCTTAGCATCAAAGTCTTCCGTACAAGAACTGCCCCCCTGCTGTCTCTCATTCCCTGCTGCACCTTTTATGAGAATTCTGTATTTGACTCTCATCACTGCTGGTTGCCACTTCATTTTACCACTCATCACCTAGCTCAGTGTGCGTGGATTACCCAGGTTAGCGCATCAGACAACTGAAAATAAGAGTGAGAAACACAAACGAAGCCAGAATATTGGCTCTTTAAGGTACTACTGGCCTCCCAGCTCATTCTTCCTGCTTCAGTCATAGGTATGACCAGATagtaactgtgaaaaaacgggacagggagtggggggtaataggcgcctacataagaaaaagtcccccaaaacgggactgtccctataaaaatgggacatctggtcaccctattcagtcAGTTTGTAGAAGGTTAAGTCACAGTTTTCCCGCCACCTTGTTTCCTGGGTAGATTCTGCTGCCAACCCTTGGCAGGTTCGCTACAGCCATGGGTAatcaaaataaagtaaataaagacTTAGGTAAGTGTTTTTAGTACATAATCAGTGTAATAGTTCTTCTATTGCgcctttcatccatagatctcaaagcatttacaaaggaggtaaatgTAGTCCTCTGGCAAGGTTAAAGGAGTCTTGTTCCAGAACCTCCGATGCAGTGTTCCACTCATTAGCAGGGAAGCAGCGTTGACTTCCCTGGGTGGGTGAGGAGTAAATACAGCTCCTCTGGTAGGAGTAAAGGAGTCCTTATTTCAGGACAAGCAAGTTGCCCATTGTTAATCAGTtctggtagctgtctggcttgGTTGTCTCCTCAAGTGTGGGGCAGATGGATAGGACAAGACACTGCCTGCCTCCCTCTGAAAGTACCTCAGTCTTTGTCCTCTTCTGGATGAAGTACGTGCCTTGATGAGCCCAGGTATAAattctatgggcctgattcttcagcaTGTCCACGCGATGCTCAGATGTATTGGAGAGAGGTGGTAGCAGGGAGCCAGTTGCAACTCTCTGGGCTGCCTGCATCCGATGTAAGTTATAGCAGGAAGATTCAGCTTTAACTTATGCTGTGAGCATAGGTGCAATATGCCAGTGGAAGAAAGGGCTTAGCAAAGCTCAGCTCTGCCACGCTGCCTCCCATCCTCGcaactttccctcctcccctgttaTGTAGGAGGCATTGGGAATAGCTGATGGAGAAGACAGTATGCCAGTAGGGATGCACTGTGGATTTTGGTGCAGATGAAGGCCACTTTGTTCTGTGGAGAATCCTGCATTGTCTCTTTAACTGGGAGGCACAGCAGGTTCTCCAAGGCAGGATGAGCcttctgcctggttctctttGCAAGAACTTAGTACCTTCCCTGCCTAGTCTAGTGTGGGGTATGTGCATCCCCTCACACGTCCTCTCAAGTCAAACTCACTTATAGTTTGGATTCACCTGGTTGGTGTCTCGTTTCATTGCTGACTAACCTCTCAGAGCTAATGTGAGCTATGCTTTTGTATCAAGAGCAGAAAAGCATCCCTTTCTCCAGTgaactatttttttatttctctctgtttTAAGTGAATTAATTGAAAAGACCTGGATTAGGAGCACAGGAGAATGAAGTATAGAAGATCGGTGTACCACATGCATTAGCTACACAAACTTCTCCATGCTAATGAACGTCAGTCCCACCTTGGAGAAATCACCGTTAGGGAAGCGAATCAGTTAGTGGCAGTGTTACTGGTTTTGTGATATGAGTACTTGACTCTTAGGCATTGGCTTGAAACTACAAACTCATTAAACATAGGACTTCAGGCATCCAAAATATGGTTAAATGCTTGATAAATATTGACAAAACCTTGATCAATGGGAGGTGCTtcggagaatgattaaaggattagaaaatgtgccTTATAGGGATAGACTTAAGGAGATTGATCTACTTagcaacaaagagaaggttaaggggtgacttgatcacaatctgtaagtagctacacagggaacaaatatttgataatgggcttgtCAGTCGAGTAAGGAAAGATATaacaccatccaatggctgggagttgaagctggacaaattcagactggaaataaggtgtcaatttttaacagtaagagaaattaactattggaataatttaccaggggacatagtggattctccatcactgaccatttttaaaataagattgaatgtttttctaaaagctatgctctaggaattatttttggggaatttctgtggcctgtgttatacaggtgatCAGACTAAaagatcacagtggtcccctctggccttggaatctatgaattatcaCTTTTGGTCACAACTGATCTGAATTTCAACTGGtaacctagaggtgaaagactATCACATTACCAATTCCTCATCCAACTAGTCCCCTGGAACTTAATATTCTTAAGAAGTTATTTAATTTTGTTATCCTTGGATAATTGAGTTCTGTTGATACTTTACTGTACACCCACCTCTCAAATTTCTTAACCCTATTTTTTCTTCATCTTATTAAAAAAGTACATGTAAATATCATGGGCCACTAAGATTAGGGATCTGAATAACAGTTTTGATTCACTGCTGGAATTTTAGCTCTAGTATCTGCTCACTCCTATATAAGCTTTGTGGATTTACTTCCATTCACAGGAGACAACAGTCTACACATCATGAAACCTACACATTTTGGTAGGTTATTACCATCTTCATGTTTCACATGTTGTAAAATCACTCAGTGCCGACATTTTAGAAGAGAATTTTGTCATCCTGTCAAAATGAATTACAATAGAATTTGTTAATACCAAatgaaaaataacattaaaaattaAGAGTCAAAATTTACAGCCTACTAGTAATTTTCCATTCTCAAGAGGAGAGCTCAGTTTTATCCAAAACAACTCAATCTTTCCTCTTATCGCTAATGTACATAGCATGATTGATATTACATTATGTAAACATTACTTTAATACTTCTCATTACTTTTGCTCAAGTAACCCTGAATGACTGTAGTATCTGGCACAGGACGCTATTGCTATGGCATTGTTTCAAAGCTAGTGGCTTTGTGTTGCACAAGATGGAGCTCTCAAAGTCATAGCAAAGACTCagttttaaaatttttctttagaaaaaaattacCTCAATGTTCTGTAAATCTTCATAGCTCTTATCCTGCATTAAGATCCGCTAACCTGGACCCATGCAGggtcccattaacatcagtggaggTTGCACAGGTTCAGGAGACTGTGCCAGTGGTTTCtgatgcaggatcaggaccttactCTAAGAGggtctgttccaaagcccattgaaggcaatgggactctttccattAACGTCAGTGGTTTTAGGGTTACCCCCTACAAGCAGAAAGCTGCAGGGAAGTGTTTTAAGTTCCATCCTCTGAAAGTACCAATAACatgacaaacttaaaaaaaaaaaaaaaattgtttgattgTAGGGATTGGCCAGGGGAGAAGCAGGAAAAGAGGAAGGAAATAAGAGTCCCTCTCTAATTATGCTTCTATAAATGTCCTTGAATTCTTTGATAATGTGGTCTGGGGAATTTCTTTCAAAACCAGAATAGTCAAATGTGGAGCCTGCTCTTCCAGTTAAAGCAGGCTATTTACATTCACCATGCTGGGCTGGGCAGATTTTCAAGAAAGGTTAGCTTTGTGTGTATTCCCATATGGGGCCAAAGCACACCATTTGTTTTGTTGCGGTGGCTAAGCAAATAACTAAAGCTGTCTTGACTTCTAGGTACTGAAACCACTAAGTAACCCTTAATTTGACTGCACTGTGTCTAGTAAACACCATTATATTACAAACTCTTCACACCTGCTGAGTAGCGCCGGATTAACCCATCACTGGACCCCAGGCAAAACCCCATTGTCCACCCCCCAGCGCTCCCTGTCACCCCTCTCCCAGCcaactctcccctgcagctgtctCTGAGCAAGTCCTGTGGGCAGAGCAGAAAGGACGCGGCTGCTGGAAGCAGGCCCCGCGAGCAGAGGTGCCGACTTCCCGAGTTCCGGGGGTGTGCTtgacccccgctctgccccaggccctgccccaactccaccctttccccccagccccacccacattctgtctcttcctgcccctgcttcgCACCACCTCTGATCCGTGGGGCCTGTCAGCAGGTGGGaggactgggagggaggagctgatccGCAGGctggccggggggtgctgagcacccactattttttttcccgtgagtgctccagccctggagcacccacagagtcagtgcctatgccccCAAGGCAGTGGGCCTGGTGCAGAAGCCAGCCCCa
Coding sequences within it:
- the LOC128827779 gene encoding myb/SANT-like DNA-binding domain-containing protein 2 isoform X2, with product MESQDRKRAPAWTEREVRDLLAIWGDESVLAEIRSSKRNGKVLEKVSKAMKDRGHNRDTQQCRVKIKELQQVYHKAREANRRSGAEPQTCHFYAELHAILGGAATTTPTVCYDSLTGETHREEGSGNEEDEDGGNVGSSQQQGSGETGFPNSQDMFVTLDLEQVTPELTQDPEGTQGTSDMYLSDNQRSYSIPMDPKSEFNIYILY
- the LOC128827779 gene encoding myb/SANT-like DNA-binding domain-containing protein 2 isoform X1, producing MESQDRKRAPAWTEREVRDLLAIWGDESVLAEIRSSKRNGKVLEKVSKAMKDRGHNRDTQQCRVKIKELQQVYHKAREANRRSGAEPQTCHFYAELHAILGGAATTTPTVCYDSLTGETHREEGSGNEEDEDGGNVGSSQQQGSGETGFPNSQDMFVTLDLEQVTPELTQDPEGTQGTSGDNSLHIMKPTHFDMYLSDNQRSYSIPMDPKSEFNIYILY